The Nomia melanderi isolate GNS246 chromosome 7, iyNomMela1, whole genome shotgun sequence genome includes a window with the following:
- the LOC116425181 gene encoding peptide transporter family 1 isoform X3 has translation MRSGNKYDCNDANVRGVHVKDTGADHPDNESGTEENQKKLKYPKSVFFIISNEFCERFSFYGMRTVLTLYLTQQLQYHKNTATAIYHAFTMLAYFFPLFGAILADSLLGKFRTIFYLSIIYAIGQILLALTAAPPIGLPSREFSIFGLVLIALGTGGIKPCVSAFGGDQFILPQQERYLSTFFSIFYFSINFGSLISSFLTPVLRSNVECFGNSTCYSLAFLVPAVLMTLSIVIFLLGRPMYRIIKPKGNVIVQVTKCISHAIYVKTTSKSKREHWLDHADDRYEKSMISDVKAALQVMKLFIPIPIFWALFDQQGSRWTLQASQMNGEIGSWVLEPDQMQVINPLLVLAFIPLFETCLYPLLAKVGLRTPLKKLTIGGLLAALSFVVSAVVEIQLEPTYPVLPSQGVGQVRIFNTLNCPVDLTIQGSPHHLDTMSMWVDKNITVTGKKELSYSADFSKCGDKFDAPTAKGNIFAVEQNATSWVITPQGISYSYSDSVTKSNLGLPLLRVVGSTDSKVTVYIRRDENLALNTTITNETKSVEKLKELKPGTYGVWIDNDQVVKELPLKLGGVYTLLSHSFPGDRAVKLITVTEPNSVHMLLLIPQYLLLTMGEVMFSVTGLEFAFTQAPSSMKSLLQASWQMTVAVGNLIVVIIAEASWFDRQMYEFLLFAALMFIDIIVFAVMARFYKYVEEPEAQSIAEEIRLDDKYGTLNPTYKDDEKQS, from the exons ATGCGTTCTGGAAATAAATACGACTGTAATGACGCGAACGTCCGTGGCGTTCACGTGAAAGACACCGGTGCAG ATCATCCGGACAATGAAAGCGGCACAGAGGAGAATCAAAAG AAGCTCAAGTACCCGAAGTCGGTGTTCTTCATCATCAGCAACGAGTTCTGCGAGAGGTTCAGCTTCTATGGAATGCGAA CCGTGTTGACGTTGTACTTGACACAGCAATTGCAATACCATAAGAACACGGCCACAGCGATTTACCATGCTTTCACGATGCTGGCGTACTTCTTCCCCCTGTTCGGGGCGATACTCGCGGACTCGCTGCTCGGCAAGTTCCGCACGATCTTCTACCTCAGCATCATCTACGCCATAGGACAAATCCTCCTAGCCCTGACTGCCGCACCTCCTATAGGACTCCCTTCCAG AGAGTTCTCGATATTCGGTCTGGTGCTGATTGCCCTGGGGACAGGCGGCATAAAGCCTTGCGTGTCGGCGTTCGGCGGCGACCAGTTCATCCTGCCTCAACAGGAACGATATCTGTCCACGTTCTTCTCCATCTTCTACTTCTCCATCAACTTCGGCTCGCTGATCTCGAGCTTCCTCACGCCTGTGCTTCGCAGCAACGTCGAGTGCTTCGGCAACAGCACCTGCTACTCGCTGGCGTTCCTGGTACCGGCAGTCCTCATGACCCTCTCGATCG TGATATTCCTGCTCGGAAGACCCATGTACAGGATAATAAAGCCTAAAGGAAACGTTATCGTGCAAGTGACCAAATGCATCTCC CACGCGATTTACGTGAAAACGACGTCAAAGTCGAAACGAGAACATTGGCTGGATCACGCCGACGACCGGTACGAGAAGTCGATGATAAGCGACGTGAAGGCAGCTCTGCAGGTGATGAAGCTGTTCATTCCTATACCGATCTTCTGGGCGTTGTTCGATCAGCAGGGCTCGAGGTGGACGCTGCAGGCGTCGCAGATGAACGGCGAGATCGGTAGCTGGGTGCTAGAGCCGGACCAGATGCAGGTGATCAATCCGCTGCTGGTCCTCGCGTTCATCCCTCTGTTCGAGACCTGCCTGTACCCTCTTTTGGCGAAGGTCGGCCTTCGCACACCCTTGAAGAAGCTCACGATAGGCGGCCTGCTTGCTGCTCTGTCCTTCGTCGTCTCGGCCGTCGTCGAAATTCAACTTGAG CCAACGTATCCGGTCTTGCCGTCGCAAGGTGTGGGCCAGGTGCGAATCTTCAACACCCTCAACTGCCCCGTGGATCTGACAATACAGGGATCTCCTCACCACCTCGACACAATGAGCATGTGGGTGGACAAGAACATCACAGTGACGGGCAAGAAAGAATTGTCGTACAGCGCAGACTTCTCGAAGTGCGGCGACAAGTTCGATGCCCCCACTGCGAAGG GAAACATCTTCGCGGTGGAGCAGAATGCAACGTCTTGGGTGATCACGCCTCAAGGTATCTCCTACAGTTACTCAGACTCGGTGACTAAATCGAATTTGGGTTTGCCGCTTCTGCGGGTCGTCGGGTCAACGGACTCAAAAGTGACTGTGTATATCCGGAGAGATGAGAATCTTGCTCTGAACACAACCATAACCAATGAAACGAAAAGTGTCGAGAAATTAAAGGAACTCAAGCCTGGGACATACGGTGTTTGGATAGACAACGACCAAGTGGTGAAAGAACTACCCTTGAAACTCGGCGGGGTTTACACTCTGCTCAGCCATTCGTTCCCAGGTGACAGGGCAGTTAAGCTGATAACCGTCACCGAGCCGAACTCGGTGCACATGCTATTGCTGATACCTCAGTACTTGCTGCTGACTATGGGAGAGGTGATGTTCTCCGTGACCGGGTTAGAGTTCGCGTTCACACAGGCACCGTCCAGCATGAAATCCTTGCTGCAAGCCAGCTGGCAGATGACGGTGGCCGTCGGTAATCTTATCGTCGTCATCATCGCTGAAGCGTCTTGGTTCGACAGACAG ATGTACGAGTTCCTCCTGTTCGCTGCGCTCATGTTCATCGACATCATCGTATTCGCCGTGATGGCGAGATTCTACAAGTACGTCGAGGAACCTGAGGCGCAGTCCATCGCGGAGGAGATTCGCTTGGACGACAAATACGGAACACTTAATCCGACCTACAAGGACGACGAGAAGCAAAGTTAG
- the LOC116425181 gene encoding peptide transporter family 1 isoform X1, whose product MTSSVWSSPRGLQRTTPNFVGSGQVVLAISSAMTNKKRSVHEIQDHPDNESGTEENQKKLKYPKSVFFIISNEFCERFSFYGMRTVLTLYLTQQLQYHKNTATAIYHAFTMLAYFFPLFGAILADSLLGKFRTIFYLSIIYAIGQILLALTAAPPIGLPSREFSIFGLVLIALGTGGIKPCVSAFGGDQFILPQQERYLSTFFSIFYFSINFGSLISSFLTPVLRSNVECFGNSTCYSLAFLVPAVLMTLSIVIFLLGRPMYRIIKPKGNVIVQVTKCISHAIYVKTTSKSKREHWLDHADDRYEKSMISDVKAALQVMKLFIPIPIFWALFDQQGSRWTLQASQMNGEIGSWVLEPDQMQVINPLLVLAFIPLFETCLYPLLAKVGLRTPLKKLTIGGLLAALSFVVSAVVEIQLEPTYPVLPSQGVGQVRIFNTLNCPVDLTIQGSPHHLDTMSMWVDKNITVTGKKELSYSADFSKCGDKFDAPTAKGNIFAVEQNATSWVITPQGISYSYSDSVTKSNLGLPLLRVVGSTDSKVTVYIRRDENLALNTTITNETKSVEKLKELKPGTYGVWIDNDQVVKELPLKLGGVYTLLSHSFPGDRAVKLITVTEPNSVHMLLLIPQYLLLTMGEVMFSVTGLEFAFTQAPSSMKSLLQASWQMTVAVGNLIVVIIAEASWFDRQMYEFLLFAALMFIDIIVFAVMARFYKYVEEPEAQSIAEEIRLDDKYGTLNPTYKDDEKQS is encoded by the exons ATGACGAGTTCCGTTTGGTCTTCGCCCCGGGGACTTCAACGGACTACGCCGAATTTCGTCGGATCG GGACAGGTGGTGTTAGCAATTTCGAGCGCCATGACCAACAAGAAACGTTCTGTCCACGAAATTCAAG ATCATCCGGACAATGAAAGCGGCACAGAGGAGAATCAAAAG AAGCTCAAGTACCCGAAGTCGGTGTTCTTCATCATCAGCAACGAGTTCTGCGAGAGGTTCAGCTTCTATGGAATGCGAA CCGTGTTGACGTTGTACTTGACACAGCAATTGCAATACCATAAGAACACGGCCACAGCGATTTACCATGCTTTCACGATGCTGGCGTACTTCTTCCCCCTGTTCGGGGCGATACTCGCGGACTCGCTGCTCGGCAAGTTCCGCACGATCTTCTACCTCAGCATCATCTACGCCATAGGACAAATCCTCCTAGCCCTGACTGCCGCACCTCCTATAGGACTCCCTTCCAG AGAGTTCTCGATATTCGGTCTGGTGCTGATTGCCCTGGGGACAGGCGGCATAAAGCCTTGCGTGTCGGCGTTCGGCGGCGACCAGTTCATCCTGCCTCAACAGGAACGATATCTGTCCACGTTCTTCTCCATCTTCTACTTCTCCATCAACTTCGGCTCGCTGATCTCGAGCTTCCTCACGCCTGTGCTTCGCAGCAACGTCGAGTGCTTCGGCAACAGCACCTGCTACTCGCTGGCGTTCCTGGTACCGGCAGTCCTCATGACCCTCTCGATCG TGATATTCCTGCTCGGAAGACCCATGTACAGGATAATAAAGCCTAAAGGAAACGTTATCGTGCAAGTGACCAAATGCATCTCC CACGCGATTTACGTGAAAACGACGTCAAAGTCGAAACGAGAACATTGGCTGGATCACGCCGACGACCGGTACGAGAAGTCGATGATAAGCGACGTGAAGGCAGCTCTGCAGGTGATGAAGCTGTTCATTCCTATACCGATCTTCTGGGCGTTGTTCGATCAGCAGGGCTCGAGGTGGACGCTGCAGGCGTCGCAGATGAACGGCGAGATCGGTAGCTGGGTGCTAGAGCCGGACCAGATGCAGGTGATCAATCCGCTGCTGGTCCTCGCGTTCATCCCTCTGTTCGAGACCTGCCTGTACCCTCTTTTGGCGAAGGTCGGCCTTCGCACACCCTTGAAGAAGCTCACGATAGGCGGCCTGCTTGCTGCTCTGTCCTTCGTCGTCTCGGCCGTCGTCGAAATTCAACTTGAG CCAACGTATCCGGTCTTGCCGTCGCAAGGTGTGGGCCAGGTGCGAATCTTCAACACCCTCAACTGCCCCGTGGATCTGACAATACAGGGATCTCCTCACCACCTCGACACAATGAGCATGTGGGTGGACAAGAACATCACAGTGACGGGCAAGAAAGAATTGTCGTACAGCGCAGACTTCTCGAAGTGCGGCGACAAGTTCGATGCCCCCACTGCGAAGG GAAACATCTTCGCGGTGGAGCAGAATGCAACGTCTTGGGTGATCACGCCTCAAGGTATCTCCTACAGTTACTCAGACTCGGTGACTAAATCGAATTTGGGTTTGCCGCTTCTGCGGGTCGTCGGGTCAACGGACTCAAAAGTGACTGTGTATATCCGGAGAGATGAGAATCTTGCTCTGAACACAACCATAACCAATGAAACGAAAAGTGTCGAGAAATTAAAGGAACTCAAGCCTGGGACATACGGTGTTTGGATAGACAACGACCAAGTGGTGAAAGAACTACCCTTGAAACTCGGCGGGGTTTACACTCTGCTCAGCCATTCGTTCCCAGGTGACAGGGCAGTTAAGCTGATAACCGTCACCGAGCCGAACTCGGTGCACATGCTATTGCTGATACCTCAGTACTTGCTGCTGACTATGGGAGAGGTGATGTTCTCCGTGACCGGGTTAGAGTTCGCGTTCACACAGGCACCGTCCAGCATGAAATCCTTGCTGCAAGCCAGCTGGCAGATGACGGTGGCCGTCGGTAATCTTATCGTCGTCATCATCGCTGAAGCGTCTTGGTTCGACAGACAG ATGTACGAGTTCCTCCTGTTCGCTGCGCTCATGTTCATCGACATCATCGTATTCGCCGTGATGGCGAGATTCTACAAGTACGTCGAGGAACCTGAGGCGCAGTCCATCGCGGAGGAGATTCGCTTGGACGACAAATACGGAACACTTAATCCGACCTACAAGGACGACGAGAAGCAAAGTTAG
- the LOC116425181 gene encoding peptide transporter family 1 isoform X4, which yields MKIAAMIEKTSDEKLKYPKSVFFIISNEFCERFSFYGMRTVLTLYLTQQLQYHKNTATAIYHAFTMLAYFFPLFGAILADSLLGKFRTIFYLSIIYAIGQILLALTAAPPIGLPSREFSIFGLVLIALGTGGIKPCVSAFGGDQFILPQQERYLSTFFSIFYFSINFGSLISSFLTPVLRSNVECFGNSTCYSLAFLVPAVLMTLSIVIFLLGRPMYRIIKPKGNVIVQVTKCISHAIYVKTTSKSKREHWLDHADDRYEKSMISDVKAALQVMKLFIPIPIFWALFDQQGSRWTLQASQMNGEIGSWVLEPDQMQVINPLLVLAFIPLFETCLYPLLAKVGLRTPLKKLTIGGLLAALSFVVSAVVEIQLEPTYPVLPSQGVGQVRIFNTLNCPVDLTIQGSPHHLDTMSMWVDKNITVTGKKELSYSADFSKCGDKFDAPTAKGNIFAVEQNATSWVITPQGISYSYSDSVTKSNLGLPLLRVVGSTDSKVTVYIRRDENLALNTTITNETKSVEKLKELKPGTYGVWIDNDQVVKELPLKLGGVYTLLSHSFPGDRAVKLITVTEPNSVHMLLLIPQYLLLTMGEVMFSVTGLEFAFTQAPSSMKSLLQASWQMTVAVGNLIVVIIAEASWFDRQMYEFLLFAALMFIDIIVFAVMARFYKYVEEPEAQSIAEEIRLDDKYGTLNPTYKDDEKQS from the exons ATGAAAATCGCCGCGATGATCGAGAAAACGAGTGACGAG AAGCTCAAGTACCCGAAGTCGGTGTTCTTCATCATCAGCAACGAGTTCTGCGAGAGGTTCAGCTTCTATGGAATGCGAA CCGTGTTGACGTTGTACTTGACACAGCAATTGCAATACCATAAGAACACGGCCACAGCGATTTACCATGCTTTCACGATGCTGGCGTACTTCTTCCCCCTGTTCGGGGCGATACTCGCGGACTCGCTGCTCGGCAAGTTCCGCACGATCTTCTACCTCAGCATCATCTACGCCATAGGACAAATCCTCCTAGCCCTGACTGCCGCACCTCCTATAGGACTCCCTTCCAG AGAGTTCTCGATATTCGGTCTGGTGCTGATTGCCCTGGGGACAGGCGGCATAAAGCCTTGCGTGTCGGCGTTCGGCGGCGACCAGTTCATCCTGCCTCAACAGGAACGATATCTGTCCACGTTCTTCTCCATCTTCTACTTCTCCATCAACTTCGGCTCGCTGATCTCGAGCTTCCTCACGCCTGTGCTTCGCAGCAACGTCGAGTGCTTCGGCAACAGCACCTGCTACTCGCTGGCGTTCCTGGTACCGGCAGTCCTCATGACCCTCTCGATCG TGATATTCCTGCTCGGAAGACCCATGTACAGGATAATAAAGCCTAAAGGAAACGTTATCGTGCAAGTGACCAAATGCATCTCC CACGCGATTTACGTGAAAACGACGTCAAAGTCGAAACGAGAACATTGGCTGGATCACGCCGACGACCGGTACGAGAAGTCGATGATAAGCGACGTGAAGGCAGCTCTGCAGGTGATGAAGCTGTTCATTCCTATACCGATCTTCTGGGCGTTGTTCGATCAGCAGGGCTCGAGGTGGACGCTGCAGGCGTCGCAGATGAACGGCGAGATCGGTAGCTGGGTGCTAGAGCCGGACCAGATGCAGGTGATCAATCCGCTGCTGGTCCTCGCGTTCATCCCTCTGTTCGAGACCTGCCTGTACCCTCTTTTGGCGAAGGTCGGCCTTCGCACACCCTTGAAGAAGCTCACGATAGGCGGCCTGCTTGCTGCTCTGTCCTTCGTCGTCTCGGCCGTCGTCGAAATTCAACTTGAG CCAACGTATCCGGTCTTGCCGTCGCAAGGTGTGGGCCAGGTGCGAATCTTCAACACCCTCAACTGCCCCGTGGATCTGACAATACAGGGATCTCCTCACCACCTCGACACAATGAGCATGTGGGTGGACAAGAACATCACAGTGACGGGCAAGAAAGAATTGTCGTACAGCGCAGACTTCTCGAAGTGCGGCGACAAGTTCGATGCCCCCACTGCGAAGG GAAACATCTTCGCGGTGGAGCAGAATGCAACGTCTTGGGTGATCACGCCTCAAGGTATCTCCTACAGTTACTCAGACTCGGTGACTAAATCGAATTTGGGTTTGCCGCTTCTGCGGGTCGTCGGGTCAACGGACTCAAAAGTGACTGTGTATATCCGGAGAGATGAGAATCTTGCTCTGAACACAACCATAACCAATGAAACGAAAAGTGTCGAGAAATTAAAGGAACTCAAGCCTGGGACATACGGTGTTTGGATAGACAACGACCAAGTGGTGAAAGAACTACCCTTGAAACTCGGCGGGGTTTACACTCTGCTCAGCCATTCGTTCCCAGGTGACAGGGCAGTTAAGCTGATAACCGTCACCGAGCCGAACTCGGTGCACATGCTATTGCTGATACCTCAGTACTTGCTGCTGACTATGGGAGAGGTGATGTTCTCCGTGACCGGGTTAGAGTTCGCGTTCACACAGGCACCGTCCAGCATGAAATCCTTGCTGCAAGCCAGCTGGCAGATGACGGTGGCCGTCGGTAATCTTATCGTCGTCATCATCGCTGAAGCGTCTTGGTTCGACAGACAG ATGTACGAGTTCCTCCTGTTCGCTGCGCTCATGTTCATCGACATCATCGTATTCGCCGTGATGGCGAGATTCTACAAGTACGTCGAGGAACCTGAGGCGCAGTCCATCGCGGAGGAGATTCGCTTGGACGACAAATACGGAACACTTAATCCGACCTACAAGGACGACGAGAAGCAAAGTTAG
- the LOC116425181 gene encoding peptide transporter family 1 isoform X2, which yields MTTGTTRMMVDDEFRLVFAPGTSTDYAEFRRIDHPDNESGTEENQKKLKYPKSVFFIISNEFCERFSFYGMRTVLTLYLTQQLQYHKNTATAIYHAFTMLAYFFPLFGAILADSLLGKFRTIFYLSIIYAIGQILLALTAAPPIGLPSREFSIFGLVLIALGTGGIKPCVSAFGGDQFILPQQERYLSTFFSIFYFSINFGSLISSFLTPVLRSNVECFGNSTCYSLAFLVPAVLMTLSIVIFLLGRPMYRIIKPKGNVIVQVTKCISHAIYVKTTSKSKREHWLDHADDRYEKSMISDVKAALQVMKLFIPIPIFWALFDQQGSRWTLQASQMNGEIGSWVLEPDQMQVINPLLVLAFIPLFETCLYPLLAKVGLRTPLKKLTIGGLLAALSFVVSAVVEIQLEPTYPVLPSQGVGQVRIFNTLNCPVDLTIQGSPHHLDTMSMWVDKNITVTGKKELSYSADFSKCGDKFDAPTAKGNIFAVEQNATSWVITPQGISYSYSDSVTKSNLGLPLLRVVGSTDSKVTVYIRRDENLALNTTITNETKSVEKLKELKPGTYGVWIDNDQVVKELPLKLGGVYTLLSHSFPGDRAVKLITVTEPNSVHMLLLIPQYLLLTMGEVMFSVTGLEFAFTQAPSSMKSLLQASWQMTVAVGNLIVVIIAEASWFDRQMYEFLLFAALMFIDIIVFAVMARFYKYVEEPEAQSIAEEIRLDDKYGTLNPTYKDDEKQS from the exons ATGACGACGGGGACAACGAGGATGATGGTCGATGACGAGTTCCGTTTGGTCTTCGCCCCGGGGACTTCAACGGACTACGCCGAATTTCGTCGGATCG ATCATCCGGACAATGAAAGCGGCACAGAGGAGAATCAAAAG AAGCTCAAGTACCCGAAGTCGGTGTTCTTCATCATCAGCAACGAGTTCTGCGAGAGGTTCAGCTTCTATGGAATGCGAA CCGTGTTGACGTTGTACTTGACACAGCAATTGCAATACCATAAGAACACGGCCACAGCGATTTACCATGCTTTCACGATGCTGGCGTACTTCTTCCCCCTGTTCGGGGCGATACTCGCGGACTCGCTGCTCGGCAAGTTCCGCACGATCTTCTACCTCAGCATCATCTACGCCATAGGACAAATCCTCCTAGCCCTGACTGCCGCACCTCCTATAGGACTCCCTTCCAG AGAGTTCTCGATATTCGGTCTGGTGCTGATTGCCCTGGGGACAGGCGGCATAAAGCCTTGCGTGTCGGCGTTCGGCGGCGACCAGTTCATCCTGCCTCAACAGGAACGATATCTGTCCACGTTCTTCTCCATCTTCTACTTCTCCATCAACTTCGGCTCGCTGATCTCGAGCTTCCTCACGCCTGTGCTTCGCAGCAACGTCGAGTGCTTCGGCAACAGCACCTGCTACTCGCTGGCGTTCCTGGTACCGGCAGTCCTCATGACCCTCTCGATCG TGATATTCCTGCTCGGAAGACCCATGTACAGGATAATAAAGCCTAAAGGAAACGTTATCGTGCAAGTGACCAAATGCATCTCC CACGCGATTTACGTGAAAACGACGTCAAAGTCGAAACGAGAACATTGGCTGGATCACGCCGACGACCGGTACGAGAAGTCGATGATAAGCGACGTGAAGGCAGCTCTGCAGGTGATGAAGCTGTTCATTCCTATACCGATCTTCTGGGCGTTGTTCGATCAGCAGGGCTCGAGGTGGACGCTGCAGGCGTCGCAGATGAACGGCGAGATCGGTAGCTGGGTGCTAGAGCCGGACCAGATGCAGGTGATCAATCCGCTGCTGGTCCTCGCGTTCATCCCTCTGTTCGAGACCTGCCTGTACCCTCTTTTGGCGAAGGTCGGCCTTCGCACACCCTTGAAGAAGCTCACGATAGGCGGCCTGCTTGCTGCTCTGTCCTTCGTCGTCTCGGCCGTCGTCGAAATTCAACTTGAG CCAACGTATCCGGTCTTGCCGTCGCAAGGTGTGGGCCAGGTGCGAATCTTCAACACCCTCAACTGCCCCGTGGATCTGACAATACAGGGATCTCCTCACCACCTCGACACAATGAGCATGTGGGTGGACAAGAACATCACAGTGACGGGCAAGAAAGAATTGTCGTACAGCGCAGACTTCTCGAAGTGCGGCGACAAGTTCGATGCCCCCACTGCGAAGG GAAACATCTTCGCGGTGGAGCAGAATGCAACGTCTTGGGTGATCACGCCTCAAGGTATCTCCTACAGTTACTCAGACTCGGTGACTAAATCGAATTTGGGTTTGCCGCTTCTGCGGGTCGTCGGGTCAACGGACTCAAAAGTGACTGTGTATATCCGGAGAGATGAGAATCTTGCTCTGAACACAACCATAACCAATGAAACGAAAAGTGTCGAGAAATTAAAGGAACTCAAGCCTGGGACATACGGTGTTTGGATAGACAACGACCAAGTGGTGAAAGAACTACCCTTGAAACTCGGCGGGGTTTACACTCTGCTCAGCCATTCGTTCCCAGGTGACAGGGCAGTTAAGCTGATAACCGTCACCGAGCCGAACTCGGTGCACATGCTATTGCTGATACCTCAGTACTTGCTGCTGACTATGGGAGAGGTGATGTTCTCCGTGACCGGGTTAGAGTTCGCGTTCACACAGGCACCGTCCAGCATGAAATCCTTGCTGCAAGCCAGCTGGCAGATGACGGTGGCCGTCGGTAATCTTATCGTCGTCATCATCGCTGAAGCGTCTTGGTTCGACAGACAG ATGTACGAGTTCCTCCTGTTCGCTGCGCTCATGTTCATCGACATCATCGTATTCGCCGTGATGGCGAGATTCTACAAGTACGTCGAGGAACCTGAGGCGCAGTCCATCGCGGAGGAGATTCGCTTGGACGACAAATACGGAACACTTAATCCGACCTACAAGGACGACGAGAAGCAAAGTTAG
- the elgi gene encoding E3 ubiquitin-protein ligase NRDP1 elgi isoform X1, whose protein sequence is MGFDLTRFQGEVDQELICPICSGVLEDPVQVSNMLQAPECEHTFCRTCITEWIKRQAICPLDRTPIASEQLRAAPRILRNLLARLCISCDNIMEGCQVIIKFDSLLSHLEHCEYKPERPMLCEQGCSLVIPRNELKDHNCVKELRNIIHTQEQKLEDMKREMSEQQLQITENRRELHLIKDSLRALKFPDPVIKNTYNYVESVEIERWSASLPRAKVTRWGGMISTPDRTLQAMIKVILRQYNCPRHIIDELTENCHEKNWPCGLSSLETRQNSRRLYDTYVCKRVPGKQIVIALYCDNKHMPQFMMTPPGLVMIFAHGIE, encoded by the exons ATGGGGTTCGATTTGACCCGATTTCAAGGCGAAGTTGATCAGGAACTGATTTGCCCAATATGCTCCGGAGTCCTGGAGGATCCAGTCCAg GTGAGCAATATGTTACAGGCACCTGAATGCGAGCACACGTTTTGTCGCACATGCATTACCGAATGGATAAAGAGGCAAGCAATTTGTCCTTTGGACCGCACACCAATTGCCTCTGAACAACTCAGAGCAGCTCCCAGAATTCTAAGAAATCTATTGGCACGTCTTTGTATCAGTTGTGATAATATCATGGAAGGATGTCAAGTGATAATCAAATTTGATAGTCTTCTTTCACATTTGGAACACTGCGAATACAAACCTGAAAGACCTATGTTGTGCGAGcaaggatgtagccttgttatTCCCAGAAACGAGTTGAAAGATCATAATTGCGTGAAAGAACTGAGGAACATCATACATACGCAAGAACAGAAACTCGAAGATATGAAGCGTGAAATGAGTGAACAACAATTACAAATAACTGAGAACAGGAGAGAATTACACCTTATCAAAGATTCTCTTAGAGCATTGAAATTTCCAGATCCTGTTATAAAAAACACATATAATTATGTTGAAAGCGTTGAAATTGAAAGATGGTCTGCTAGCCTCCCCCGAGCAAAAGTAACTAGATGGGGAGGAATGATTTCTACACCCGATAGAACATTGCAG gcAATGATAAAGGTCATTTTAAGACAATATAATTGTCCACGTCACATAATTGATGAATTGACAGAAAATTGTCATGAAAAAAACTGGCCTTGTGGATTAAGTTCTCTTGAAACAAGACAGAATTCTAGACGACTATACGACACTTATGTTTGTAAACGAGTACCAGGCAAACAAATAGTGATAGCTCTCTATTGCGATAATAAACACATGCCACAATTTATGATGACTCCACCTGGACTAGTGATGATTTTTGCACATGGTATTGAGTAA
- the elgi gene encoding E3 ubiquitin-protein ligase NRDP1 elgi isoform X2 — MGFDLTRFQGEVDQELICPICSGVLEDPVQAPECEHTFCRTCITEWIKRQAICPLDRTPIASEQLRAAPRILRNLLARLCISCDNIMEGCQVIIKFDSLLSHLEHCEYKPERPMLCEQGCSLVIPRNELKDHNCVKELRNIIHTQEQKLEDMKREMSEQQLQITENRRELHLIKDSLRALKFPDPVIKNTYNYVESVEIERWSASLPRAKVTRWGGMISTPDRTLQAMIKVILRQYNCPRHIIDELTENCHEKNWPCGLSSLETRQNSRRLYDTYVCKRVPGKQIVIALYCDNKHMPQFMMTPPGLVMIFAHGIE; from the exons ATGGGGTTCGATTTGACCCGATTTCAAGGCGAAGTTGATCAGGAACTGATTTGCCCAATATGCTCCGGAGTCCTGGAGGATCCAGTCCAg GCACCTGAATGCGAGCACACGTTTTGTCGCACATGCATTACCGAATGGATAAAGAGGCAAGCAATTTGTCCTTTGGACCGCACACCAATTGCCTCTGAACAACTCAGAGCAGCTCCCAGAATTCTAAGAAATCTATTGGCACGTCTTTGTATCAGTTGTGATAATATCATGGAAGGATGTCAAGTGATAATCAAATTTGATAGTCTTCTTTCACATTTGGAACACTGCGAATACAAACCTGAAAGACCTATGTTGTGCGAGcaaggatgtagccttgttatTCCCAGAAACGAGTTGAAAGATCATAATTGCGTGAAAGAACTGAGGAACATCATACATACGCAAGAACAGAAACTCGAAGATATGAAGCGTGAAATGAGTGAACAACAATTACAAATAACTGAGAACAGGAGAGAATTACACCTTATCAAAGATTCTCTTAGAGCATTGAAATTTCCAGATCCTGTTATAAAAAACACATATAATTATGTTGAAAGCGTTGAAATTGAAAGATGGTCTGCTAGCCTCCCCCGAGCAAAAGTAACTAGATGGGGAGGAATGATTTCTACACCCGATAGAACATTGCAG gcAATGATAAAGGTCATTTTAAGACAATATAATTGTCCACGTCACATAATTGATGAATTGACAGAAAATTGTCATGAAAAAAACTGGCCTTGTGGATTAAGTTCTCTTGAAACAAGACAGAATTCTAGACGACTATACGACACTTATGTTTGTAAACGAGTACCAGGCAAACAAATAGTGATAGCTCTCTATTGCGATAATAAACACATGCCACAATTTATGATGACTCCACCTGGACTAGTGATGATTTTTGCACATGGTATTGAGTAA